In Helianthus annuus cultivar XRQ/B chromosome 8, HanXRQr2.0-SUNRISE, whole genome shotgun sequence, a single genomic region encodes these proteins:
- the LOC110870477 gene encoding uncharacterized protein LOC110870477 codes for MRDDVNYVADQIQFWNNWCPVKVNFLSWRLYCNRLPTKAALSRRNIHLPSTTCVLFGDYEETTDHLFASCRLVQQVWDEISRWCRNPTPFLFSAKDVLELHLHCRGLAKWKRALYSVVQTCIWCIWQARNEATFDYKRMSVERVVEEVKVLGYLWLKHRYEGKHAYMESLANV; via the coding sequence ATGCGGGACGATGTAAATTATGTTGCGGATCAGATCCAGTTTTGGAACAATTGGTGTCCGGTAAAGGTTAATTTCTTATCATGGAGGTTGTACTGTAACCGGTTACCGACGAAGGCAGCTTTGTCAAGGCGAAACATTCATCTTCCTTCTACGACGTGTGTGTTGTTTGGTGACTATGAAGAGACTACCGATCACTTGTTTGCCTCCTGTAGGTTAGTTCAGCAAGTATGGGATGAAATTTCTCGGTGGTGCCGTAATCCTACCCCATTCTTATTTAGTGCGAAAGATGTGTTGGAGCTACATCTGCATTGTCGCGGTTTAGCAAAGTGGAAGAGAGCCTTGTATTCGGTTGTGCAGACTTGTATCTGGTGCATATGGCAAGCCCGTAATGAGGCGACCTTTGACTATAAAAGGATGTCTGTGGAAAGAGTTGTAGAGGaagtcaaagttttgggttatcTGTGGCTAAAACATCGATACGAAGGCAAGCATGCTTACATGGAATCACTAGCAAATGTTTGA
- the LOC110873597 gene encoding imidazole glycerol phosphate synthase hisHF, chloroplastic, whose translation MDTTTFNSSNFTAVPGSLGLRNRPLKLHRTAIHFKSFTNFSVRASAVGASDSTVTLLDYGAGNVQSIRNAIRYLGLDIKDVQTPEDILNAKRLIFPGVGAFASMMDVLNKNGMAEALRAYIENDRPFLGICLGLHLLFESSEENGPVKGLGLIPGVVGRFDSSNGCRVPHIGWNALQIKNDSVILDEIANRHVYFVHSYRAVPSEENEEWISSTCNYGIDFISSIRRGNVHAVQFHPEKSGDVGLSILRKFLLPNSSITKKSFEGKATKLAKRVIACLDVRTNDNGDLVVTKGDQYDVREQTKENEVRNLGKPVELAGQYYLDGADEVSFLNITGFRDFPLGDLPMLQILRYTSENVFVPLTVGGGIRDFTDANGRYYSSLEVASEYFRSGADKISIGSDAVYAAEEYLKTGVKTGKSSLEQISRVYGNQAVVVSIDPRRQYLTSPYEVGFKSVKVTNLGPNGEEYAWYQCTVNGGREGRPIGAYELAKAVEELGAGEILLNCIDCDGQGKGFDIDLIKLISDAVSIPVIASSGAGKAEHFSEVFSQTNASAALAAGIFHRKEVPIQSVKDHLLKKGIEVRM comes from the exons ATGGATACGACGACGTTCAATTCTTCAAACTTCACCGCCGTTCCTGGTTCCCTAGGGTTACGAAACCGGCCACTGAAACTACACCGAACCGCCATtcatttcaaatcttttacaaacttCTCTGTTCGTGCATCCGCTGTTGGAGCCAGTGATTCCA CTGTGACTCTGCTTGATTATGGTGCTGGTAATGTTCAGAGTATTAGAAATGCAATTCGTTATCTAGGTCTGGATATCAAAGAT GTTCAAACACCAGAGGACATTTTGAATGCAAAACGTCTTATATTTCCTGGGGTTGGAGCTTTTGCTTCAATGATGGATGTTTTAAACAAGAACGG GATGGCTGAAGCTCTTCGGGCATACATCGAGAACGATCGTCCATTTTTAGGCATTTGTCTCGGTCTGCATTTACTCTTTGAGTCAAGTGAAGAAAACGGGCCTG TGAAAGGTCTAGGTTTGATTCCTGGGGTGGTTGGACGTTTCGATTCTTCTAATGGTTGCAGAGTGCCTCATATCGGTTGGAACGCTCTGCAAATTAAAAACGATTCAGTTATTTTGGATGAAATTGCAAATCGCCATGTGTATTTTGTTCATTCTTACCGAGCTGTTCCC TCAGAAGAAAATGAAGAGTGGATTTCATCCACCTGCAATTACGGGATTGACTTCATATCATCTATTAGAAGGGGAAATGTACACGCGGTTCAGTTTCACCCGGAGAAAAGTGGAG ATGTTGGTCTTTCAATATTGCGAAAGTTCTTGTTGCCAAATTCATCCATAACTAAG AAGTCATTTGAAGGGAAGGCTACAAAGCTTGCAAAGAGG GTAATTGCTTGTTTGGATGTGAGAACAAATGATAATGGCGATCTTGTTGTTACAAAAGGTGATCAATATGATGTGAGAGAACAGACAAAAGAGAATGAG GTGAGGAACCTGGGTAAGCCAGTTGAACTTGCTGGACAGTATTACTTAGACGGTGCTGACGAG GTTAGCTTTTTGAATATCACCGGGTTTCGTGATTTCCCTCTGGGTGATTTGCCAATGTTGCAG ATTTTGAGGTACACATCAGAGAATGTTTTTGTACCATTGACAGTTGGCGGTGGCATTCGAGATTTCACGGATGCGAATGGCAG GTATTATTCTAGTTTGGAAGTTGCTTCAGAGTATTTCAGATCTGGCGCAGATAAGATTTCTATCGGAAGTGATGCTGTTTATGCTGCAGAAGAGTATTTAAAAACAGGA GTAAAAACTGGTAAGAGCAGCTTAGAACAAATTTCCAGAGTCTACGGAAATCag GCAGTGGTTGTAAGCATCGACCCTCGTAGACAATATTTGACCAGTCCTTATGAAGTTGGATTTAAATCAGTTAAAGTAACAAACTTGG GACCAAACGGTGAAGAGTATGCCTGGTATCAGTGTACA GTTAATGGTGGAAGAGAGGGTCGACCAATAGGAGCTTATGAGCTTGCAAAAGCCGTTGAAGAACTAGGAGCTGGAGAAATATTGCTCAACTGTATTGACTGTGATG GTCAAGGAAAGGGATTTGATATTGATCTGATAAAACTGATATCTGATGCTGTGAGCATTCCTGTAATTGCAAGTAGCGGTGCAGGAAAAGCCGAACATTTTTCCGAGGTTTTTTCACAAACTAATGCTTCTGCAGCTCTTGCTGCTGGGATTTTTCACAGGAAAGAG